The proteins below come from a single Chryseobacterium capnotolerans genomic window:
- a CDS encoding alpha/beta hydrolase: protein MNLDYIVREPENITSATPILFMLHGYGSNEQDLFSFRETLPKDWIIVSFRAPRDTQFEGYSWYDINFNDPEHFIDVPQATESLNAVLESILKIVNNYGLTESKVHLCGFSQGGVLCYALALKYPELFTNIACLSAYTEEKILDGIVKDKKKLEKLRFFVSHGTDDAVIPIDWGRKAAELLYDLNCYFTFREYMNGHGVNQKNYMDLMDFFSK, encoded by the coding sequence ATGAATTTAGATTACATAGTAAGAGAGCCGGAAAATATCACCTCTGCTACCCCTATACTTTTTATGCTTCACGGCTACGGCAGCAATGAACAGGATCTTTTCAGTTTTAGAGAGACCCTTCCCAAAGATTGGATCATCGTTAGTTTCAGAGCACCGAGAGATACTCAGTTTGAGGGATATTCTTGGTATGATATTAATTTTAATGACCCTGAGCATTTCATTGATGTTCCTCAGGCTACTGAGTCTTTAAATGCAGTATTGGAAAGCATATTAAAAATAGTCAACAACTATGGCCTTACTGAAAGCAAAGTGCATTTATGCGGGTTCAGTCAGGGAGGAGTATTATGCTATGCCCTTGCATTAAAATATCCTGAATTATTTACCAATATCGCCTGTTTAAGTGCTTATACGGAAGAAAAGATTCTGGATGGAATTGTAAAGGATAAAAAGAAACTGGAAAAGTTAAGATTCTTTGTATCTCATGGTACAGATGACGCTGTAATTCCTATTGATTGGGGAAGAAAGGCTGCTGAATTACTTTATGATCTTAACTGTTATTTTACCTTCAGAGAATATATGAACGGACATGGGGTGAACCAAAAAAATTATATGGATTTAATGGATTTTTTCTCAAAATAG
- a CDS encoding PDZ domain-containing protein, producing the protein MKLKLLLLGLLLGIFAHAQNSFRLVNTQKAVIPFQLINNLIFIPININGASLTFMVDTGVAETILFSLDNKEIQLSNVEKIKFSGLGGSLSIDGLKSDRNIGRIGDEVVNMSMSLYVILDEEFNISSHVGIPVNGVIGYHFFKDHPIAIDYISKKITIYENADLLKRKIRKSDEIPISIENNKPYLNADVEMTREKKASKLLIDLGNSDAIWLFPTLIKDFVYNRPNIDDFLGRGFNGDIYGKRSRIHNFYLGDFKFEKPLTAMPDEYSIQHVNLVKDRKGSVGGEIMRRFSLIFDYPNNKLYLKKNRNFDDPFHFNMSGLDFKQDGLEWQQDRVKMETQTMGGSVTGTIGNKNEVYRESFQYNFILKPIFSIAGVRKDSPAYAAGLKKDDKVISINGDKTSDMTLEKILEIMKSSEGRSITMIIQRQEEKLTFHFNLEDPIPYQE; encoded by the coding sequence ATGAAACTAAAGCTACTTTTACTGGGTTTATTGTTGGGTATTTTTGCCCATGCCCAAAACTCCTTCCGGCTGGTCAATACTCAAAAAGCAGTGATCCCTTTCCAGCTTATCAACAATCTGATTTTTATTCCGATCAATATCAATGGAGCCAGCCTTACCTTTATGGTGGATACCGGAGTAGCAGAAACTATTTTATTCAGTTTAGACAATAAAGAAATCCAGCTGAGTAATGTGGAAAAGATAAAATTTTCCGGACTTGGAGGAAGCTTAAGTATAGATGGGCTAAAATCTGATCGTAATATTGGCAGAATTGGGGATGAAGTCGTTAATATGTCTATGTCTCTTTATGTGATCCTGGATGAGGAATTCAATATTTCTTCTCATGTAGGAATTCCTGTAAACGGGGTTATCGGTTATCATTTTTTTAAAGATCATCCTATCGCCATTGACTATATTTCTAAAAAAATAACGATTTATGAGAATGCAGACCTCTTAAAAAGGAAAATCAGAAAATCTGACGAAATTCCAATCAGTATTGAAAATAATAAGCCTTATCTTAATGCTGATGTAGAAATGACCCGTGAAAAGAAAGCTTCAAAACTTCTGATTGATCTTGGAAACAGCGATGCTATATGGCTCTTCCCTACCCTTATCAAAGATTTTGTTTATAACCGGCCCAATATTGATGATTTTCTGGGCCGTGGATTCAATGGGGATATTTACGGTAAAAGAAGCAGGATTCATAATTTTTATCTTGGTGATTTTAAATTTGAAAAACCTCTTACTGCCATGCCTGATGAGTACTCCATTCAGCATGTGAACCTCGTAAAAGATAGAAAAGGTTCGGTAGGTGGTGAAATCATGAGACGGTTTTCCCTCATTTTCGATTATCCCAACAATAAACTATATTTGAAGAAAAACAGAAACTTTGATGATCCTTTTCACTTTAATATGAGCGGCCTCGATTTTAAACAGGATGGATTGGAATGGCAGCAGGATCGAGTGAAAATGGAAACCCAAACAATGGGAGGTTCAGTAACGGGTACGATAGGTAATAAGAATGAAGTATACAGAGAATCTTTTCAATATAATTTTATTCTCAAACCTATATTTTCTATTGCAGGAGTGAGAAAAGACTCACCGGCTTATGCAGCTGGTTTAAAAAAGGACGATAAAGTAATCAGCATTAATGGAGATAAAACATCAGACATGACCCTGGAAAAAATCCTTGAAATCATGAAGTCTTCCGAAGGGCGAAGTATTACCATGATTATTCAAAGGCAAGAAGAAAAACTTACTTTCCATTTTAATTTGGAAGACCCAATTCCTTATCAAGAATAA
- a CDS encoding L,D-transpeptidase: protein MKKSFLYACLCAMFLVSCKKEIDKISDTFKDTVSSSEIQEAEKDSIKKDSVPVVKKESVPPMMQENGFYNAFVLPKDKKMRDSVYAEFSKKYDEKERYAILALNRLDSKSKWNADTLVVPAKIDTTLMAYSPFPMQLDVLSGVKKFVIFSYPIQAYAVYSNGGLVKWGPTSMGKKTAQTTRGLTFANWKKKLSISTVSSEWKLPYNFNIHNIGGIGWHEYTLPGYPASHSCLRLLRKDAQWLYSYADTWILNPGGATTKARGTAVMVFGDYNWGGRRPWKKLLDDPNANNISVEELTKLLEPDVPKMLKEQANREKVADSIKSAKAMAAPIQNERPTDTLSK from the coding sequence GTGAAAAAATCATTTCTATATGCTTGCTTATGTGCAATGTTCCTCGTTTCTTGTAAAAAAGAAATAGATAAAATAAGTGATACTTTTAAAGATACTGTTTCTTCATCAGAAATTCAGGAAGCAGAAAAAGACTCTATAAAGAAAGATTCTGTTCCTGTGGTGAAAAAAGAATCTGTTCCGCCTATGATGCAGGAGAACGGTTTTTATAATGCCTTTGTCCTTCCAAAAGATAAAAAAATGCGGGATTCCGTATATGCAGAATTCAGTAAAAAATATGATGAGAAAGAACGTTATGCAATTTTAGCGTTAAACAGACTGGATTCCAAAAGCAAATGGAATGCTGATACATTAGTGGTTCCTGCTAAAATAGACACGACTTTGATGGCGTATTCACCGTTTCCTATGCAGCTTGATGTATTAAGTGGTGTCAAGAAATTCGTAATCTTTTCTTATCCAATCCAGGCTTATGCAGTATATTCTAACGGAGGTCTTGTGAAATGGGGCCCAACGAGTATGGGTAAAAAAACTGCACAGACTACAAGAGGTCTTACTTTTGCCAACTGGAAAAAGAAATTGTCCATTTCTACAGTGAGCAGCGAATGGAAACTTCCTTACAACTTTAATATTCACAATATAGGCGGTATCGGATGGCATGAATATACACTTCCCGGATATCCTGCCTCGCACTCGTGTTTGAGATTATTGAGAAAAGATGCCCAATGGCTGTATTCCTATGCTGATACCTGGATTCTGAATCCCGGAGGAGCTACAACAAAAGCAAGAGGTACTGCGGTAATGGTATTTGGGGATTATAATTGGGGTGGAAGAAGACCGTGGAAGAAACTTCTGGATGATCCGAATGCTAATAATATATCGGTAGAAGAGTTAACGAAATTATTGGAGCCGGATGTTCCTAAAATGCTGAAAGAACAGGCCAACAGAGAAAAAGTGGCCGATTCTATTAAATCAGCAAAAGCAATGGCTGCACCTATCCAGAATGAAAGACCTACAGATACTTTGTCTAAATAA
- a CDS encoding heme-binding domain-containing protein produces the protein MKNKNKLILVLLAGFVGLQFFRPEKIDHGTKTQNLTNVPKEVNAILRSSCFDCHSSQANLRWYDKITPANFLVTSHIKEARKVLDFSQWNSWPKAQQNSTIYYALNKVLSGEMPLPSYAAVHSSAKLNQEQIQTLKNYALSLTPRKISDDSQIKEAEKQYNSWVKGELKSTHVKDAPNGQHYFPDYRNWKAISTTDRFDNGTMRIIFGNTIAVKAIQDHKVNPWPDGAVFAKTVWKQQVQKDGSISSGEFLAVEFMVKDAKKYSKTKGWNWARWKGADLKPYGGDTPNFEQECIECHKPVANRDYVFTSPLYLISQLKKIRQNEKL, from the coding sequence ATGAAAAATAAGAATAAACTGATCTTGGTTTTGCTTGCTGGATTTGTCGGTTTACAGTTTTTTCGACCTGAAAAAATTGATCATGGAACAAAAACACAAAACCTAACCAACGTTCCAAAAGAAGTAAATGCCATTTTGAGAAGCTCATGTTTTGATTGTCATTCCTCACAAGCCAACTTAAGATGGTATGATAAAATTACGCCTGCTAACTTTTTGGTTACATCGCACATTAAAGAGGCTAGAAAAGTATTAGATTTCTCTCAATGGAATTCTTGGCCAAAAGCACAGCAGAATTCAACGATTTATTATGCACTCAATAAAGTTTTGTCTGGAGAGATGCCACTTCCAAGCTATGCGGCTGTTCATTCCTCAGCAAAATTAAATCAAGAGCAAATCCAGACACTGAAGAATTATGCTTTATCACTCACACCGCGTAAAATTTCAGATGATTCACAAATAAAAGAGGCGGAGAAGCAATACAATTCCTGGGTAAAAGGAGAATTGAAAAGCACTCATGTAAAAGATGCGCCAAACGGACAGCATTATTTTCCGGATTACCGAAACTGGAAAGCGATCAGTACAACAGATCGGTTTGATAACGGAACGATGCGGATTATTTTTGGGAATACTATTGCTGTAAAAGCAATTCAGGATCATAAAGTAAACCCTTGGCCTGATGGAGCTGTCTTTGCAAAAACTGTTTGGAAACAGCAGGTGCAAAAAGACGGAAGTATTTCTTCAGGTGAGTTTTTGGCAGTAGAATTTATGGTTAAAGATGCTAAAAAGTATTCAAAAACAAAAGGCTGGAACTGGGCAAGATGGAAAGGCGCCGATCTAAAACCTTATGGAGGTGATACTCCAAATTTTGAGCAGGAATGTATTGAGTGTCATAAGCCTGTAGCCAATCGTGATTATGTTTTCACGTCACCGTTATACCTAATTTCTCAACTTAAAAAAATCAGACAAAATGAAAAACTATAG
- a CDS encoding LytTR family transcriptional regulator DNA-binding domain-containing protein — MKKINLYTITFSAISIVILLVSFFSFRYLYSSSKKDVFNSTFEAGKREAREIGKLLELQLKQGLSEETVIQNLQSSIVNTDTQSGFICMYNKKGIELCHPNPALVGRKVEINSSEFILDNKPFDFLEILHSGKASTGIHHFNKTSNRASEIVSFYPVEGSDWMVASHANIDVIEQQISDLYLTFLIVFLIATLSILGISFFLIRMIYKKYETQKNDEIKNLNDEVNTLTAINTQLHLIHEKHKENNNNFLREESTDSLKKRIITYHKDELMSLETLEIAYFFLENNIVYLKTFSGNQYSINSSLDELIKTLDPQMFYRANRQFIINVKAINNILVYGKNQLKLMVKPESDEMILISKNRVSEFKKWLEQ; from the coding sequence ATGAAAAAGATCAATCTTTACACGATCACTTTTTCCGCCATAAGTATTGTGATCCTGCTTGTCAGTTTTTTTTCTTTCCGATATTTATATTCTTCTTCTAAAAAAGATGTTTTCAACAGTACTTTTGAGGCGGGAAAAAGAGAAGCTCGTGAAATTGGTAAATTACTAGAATTGCAGCTTAAGCAAGGTCTTTCAGAAGAAACCGTTATTCAGAATCTTCAAAGCAGCATTGTAAATACTGATACACAAAGCGGGTTTATTTGTATGTATAATAAGAAAGGTATTGAACTTTGTCATCCCAATCCAGCTTTAGTTGGCCGCAAAGTTGAGATCAACAGCTCAGAATTTATTTTAGATAATAAGCCATTTGATTTTCTGGAGATATTACATTCGGGAAAAGCCAGTACAGGAATACATCATTTTAATAAAACATCAAACCGCGCTTCCGAAATTGTAAGTTTTTATCCTGTAGAAGGCAGTGACTGGATGGTAGCTTCACACGCCAATATTGATGTAATAGAACAGCAGATTTCTGATTTATATTTAACCTTTCTAATTGTATTTTTAATTGCCACTTTATCCATTCTTGGAATAAGCTTCTTTCTCATTCGAATGATCTATAAAAAATATGAAACTCAGAAAAATGATGAGATTAAAAACCTTAATGATGAAGTTAATACTTTAACGGCTATCAATACTCAGCTGCATTTAATTCATGAAAAACACAAAGAAAATAACAATAACTTTTTAAGGGAAGAATCAACTGATAGTTTAAAGAAAAGAATCATTACCTACCATAAAGACGAATTAATGTCTTTAGAAACCTTGGAAATTGCTTATTTCTTTCTTGAAAACAACATTGTTTACCTAAAGACATTTTCAGGAAACCAGTATTCTATCAATTCCAGTCTGGATGAACTGATCAAAACGCTAGATCCGCAAATGTTTTACAGGGCAAACCGGCAATTTATCATTAATGTAAAAGCCATTAACAATATTCTTGTGTATGGTAAAAACCAATTAAAGCTAATGGTAAAACCTGAAAGTGATGAAATGATACTCATCAGTAAAAACAGAGTTTCAGAATTCAAAAAATGGCTGGAACAGTAG
- a CDS encoding response regulator transcription factor, with translation MEQIKRFFNEKNEVSKDADIDFSQAGDYLEAVKALARTTYQSLYVINYQTKGFEYVSENPLFLCGKTSEEVKNLGYAFYFQNVKPEDVEMLIKINEAGFKFFDTIPIEDRKLYSISYDFNLINSKKNMILVNHKLAPMFLTEDGQVWKALCAVSLSNNTSSGNVVLSKEGSDEIWKYDLIEDKWEKSEKLKLSSREYEILSLYTSGHTISEIADKLFITADTVKFHRKKLFEKIGVSNIAEALSYAKTNKLL, from the coding sequence ATGGAACAGATTAAAAGGTTTTTTAACGAAAAAAATGAAGTCAGTAAAGATGCTGACATAGATTTCAGCCAGGCAGGAGACTATCTTGAGGCTGTAAAGGCACTTGCCAGAACTACCTACCAGAGCTTATATGTTATCAACTACCAGACTAAAGGATTTGAATATGTTTCAGAAAATCCACTTTTTTTATGTGGAAAAACTTCAGAGGAAGTGAAAAATCTTGGCTATGCATTTTATTTTCAGAATGTAAAACCGGAGGATGTTGAAATGCTGATTAAGATCAATGAAGCAGGATTTAAGTTTTTTGATACCATTCCGATAGAGGATAGGAAGCTGTATTCTATTTCCTATGACTTTAATTTGATCAATAGTAAAAAGAATATGATCCTGGTGAATCATAAGCTTGCCCCTATGTTTCTTACTGAAGATGGACAGGTATGGAAAGCCCTGTGTGCTGTTTCCCTTTCTAATAATACTTCTTCAGGAAATGTAGTCCTCAGCAAGGAAGGTTCTGATGAGATCTGGAAATATGATCTCATAGAAGATAAATGGGAGAAAAGTGAAAAGCTAAAATTATCTTCAAGAGAATATGAAATCTTAAGTCTGTACACCAGTGGTCATACGATCAGTGAAATTGCAGATAAACTTTTTATTACAGCAGATACGGTGAAATTTCATCGTAAAAAACTTTTTGAAAAAATTGGCGTAAGCAATATTGCAGAGGCATTATCTTACGCGAAAACCAATAAACTGCTTTAA
- a CDS encoding helix-turn-helix transcriptional regulator — protein sequence MLYIIMVVVLQALITLTLLLYLIKNRESVLNMLLLYIGVVALDMGYEYFIIQRFGYESVLYEIPGSLRVFKGLIFLYITTYLIHAKWRDKLKYLIIPLTLVVVHHAIAITAKIFELSWADMAIRSYQSYFTYYSYYWVTCLALCIYFLTKYRKNITHPVASNFRYLVGYVLLGVLIFWTVYQLGWDTLVYQKIYSLLFLFQFGWILYVYILTYQHRLLEQNNAIPFPASKETYQYKDLSKIDFEMLQNAIVSFYKESDVYLDEEFTLDQLSSHLKISKADLSLTFNKHLSTNFHEYTNRNRIQHFKQILSEDPSASVIDLAFQCGFKSKSTFYKYFKKEFDCLPSQLTH from the coding sequence ATGTTATACATCATTATGGTAGTTGTACTACAGGCATTGATCACCCTCACATTATTGCTTTACCTCATCAAAAACAGGGAATCTGTTCTGAATATGCTGCTCCTGTATATCGGTGTGGTTGCATTGGATATGGGGTATGAATATTTCATCATTCAAAGATTCGGCTATGAATCTGTTCTATATGAAATTCCGGGAAGTCTCCGGGTTTTTAAAGGTCTTATTTTCCTATATATTACCACTTATTTAATCCATGCAAAATGGAGAGATAAACTTAAATATCTTATAATTCCGCTTACTCTGGTTGTTGTTCATCATGCCATTGCTATCACAGCAAAAATCTTTGAACTATCATGGGCAGATATGGCCATCAGATCTTATCAGTCTTACTTTACATACTATAGCTATTATTGGGTAACATGTCTTGCTTTATGTATCTATTTTCTTACCAAATACCGTAAAAACATCACTCATCCGGTGGCCAGTAATTTTCGTTATCTGGTTGGTTATGTATTATTGGGAGTATTGATTTTTTGGACAGTTTATCAATTGGGATGGGATACCCTGGTCTATCAGAAAATCTACAGTCTGTTATTTCTTTTCCAGTTTGGATGGATTTTGTATGTTTATATTTTAACGTACCAGCACAGACTGCTTGAACAGAACAATGCTATTCCCTTCCCAGCCTCCAAAGAAACTTATCAGTATAAAGATCTTTCAAAAATAGATTTTGAAATGCTACAAAATGCCATTGTCTCTTTTTATAAGGAAAGTGATGTTTATCTGGATGAAGAATTTACTTTAGATCAGCTTTCCAGTCATTTAAAAATAAGTAAAGCGGATTTAAGTCTTACTTTTAATAAGCACCTCAGCACGAACTTTCATGAGTACACCAACAGAAACCGTATTCAACATTTCAAACAGATCTTATCAGAGGATCCCTCTGCCAGTGTTATTGATCTTGCGTTTCAATGTGGTTTTAAATCCAAATCTACTTTTTATAAATATTTCAAAAAGGAGTTTGACTGTCTGCCATCTCAGCTCACTCACTAA
- a CDS encoding TonB-dependent receptor, translating into MSRESLFLTKAAFFLLGPLAFAQTSVHGTVVDSQGNLPNALVYIENSSQKVTSSTDGSFILNNVQDGSYKLVIEYKGYDTVYIPFNITDKKEVDLGLVKFGAKLKENSIQEVVVTSVYKASQARAITMKKNSNTITEVLSADAIGKLPDRNAADAVQRMQGVSIERDMGEGRFVAVRGTPIQWTASTLNGNRMPSASGDNANRGVQMDIFPSELIQNVRLSKALTPDLDGDAIGGNVDFITKTSPNKETLAISMSSGYVNMSKSPTYNSSIVYGNKITDKLKFISSAVIWERSTAIDQMRNIFNYGLKDKTTSYSINQLQLRDYLANRRTLGFNLGLDYEINSRNKLYFKGLYSQYKDGQSVRETYFNFDNKNVTLQARHADYLTDLYSMQLGEIIRWDSVWR; encoded by the coding sequence ATGTCACGAGAAAGTCTTTTTTTAACAAAAGCAGCATTTTTTCTTTTGGGCCCATTGGCCTTTGCACAGACCTCAGTTCACGGAACTGTAGTAGACAGTCAGGGAAACCTTCCCAATGCCCTGGTATATATTGAAAACAGCAGTCAAAAGGTTACTTCCAGTACCGATGGATCCTTCATCCTGAATAATGTTCAGGATGGTAGTTATAAACTTGTTATAGAATATAAGGGATACGATACCGTTTACATTCCTTTCAACATAACTGATAAAAAGGAGGTAGACCTTGGATTGGTTAAATTTGGAGCTAAGCTTAAAGAAAACAGTATTCAGGAAGTTGTAGTGACCAGTGTTTACAAAGCTTCACAAGCCAGAGCCATCACCATGAAGAAGAACTCCAATACCATCACAGAAGTACTTTCTGCCGATGCTATTGGAAAACTTCCGGATCGTAATGCAGCAGATGCTGTACAAAGAATGCAGGGAGTCTCTATTGAACGTGATATGGGGGAAGGACGCTTCGTAGCGGTAAGAGGAACACCTATACAATGGACTGCTTCTACTTTAAATGGAAACAGAATGCCTAGTGCGAGTGGTGATAATGCCAACCGTGGTGTGCAGATGGATATCTTCCCTTCGGAACTTATCCAGAATGTCCGTTTATCTAAAGCCTTAACTCCGGATCTGGATGGAGACGCTATTGGCGGAAATGTAGATTTCATTACCAAAACCTCTCCCAATAAAGAAACCTTAGCCATCAGTATGTCTTCCGGATACGTCAATATGTCCAAATCCCCAACGTACAACTCTTCTATTGTCTACGGAAACAAGATTACCGATAAACTGAAATTTATCTCTTCTGCTGTGATCTGGGAGCGTTCTACAGCGATAGATCAGATGAGAAATATTTTCAACTATGGTTTAAAAGACAAAACAACCTCCTACTCTATCAATCAGCTTCAGCTTCGTGATTATCTGGCCAACCGGAGAACACTGGGGTTTAATCTGGGACTTGATTATGAGATCAACAGCAGGAATAAACTTTATTTTAAAGGGTTATACAGCCAGTACAAGGATGGGCAGTCTGTAAGGGAAACTTATTTTAATTTTGATAATAAAAATGTAACCCTTCAGGCCCGTCATGCCGATTATCTTACAGATCTGTATTCTATGCAGCTGGGGGAAATCATCAGGTGGGACAGCGTTTGGAGGTAA